In Methylomonas sp. ZR1, one DNA window encodes the following:
- the fdxB gene encoding ferredoxin III, nif-specific: MSEFVTGVTFGGTVWTPSYVTDINQRTCIGCGRCFKVCPRDVFDLVEKDEALSAEDFGDDYGDFEDDDDNSMVMSLKNAADCIGCEACSKVCPKDCFTHQHKAAA, translated from the coding sequence ATGAGCGAATTTGTAACCGGCGTGACCTTTGGCGGCACCGTCTGGACACCGTCTTACGTTACCGACATTAATCAGCGTACTTGTATCGGTTGCGGCCGTTGTTTCAAGGTTTGTCCGCGCGACGTATTTGATTTGGTCGAAAAAGACGAAGCCTTATCAGCCGAAGATTTTGGCGACGATTACGGCGACTTTGAGGACGATGACGATAACAGCATGGTGATGAGCTTGAAAAATGCTGCCGACTGCATTGGTTGCGAGGCGTGCTCCAAGGTTTGTCCTAAGGATTGTTTTACGCATCAGCATAAGGCGGCGGCTTAG
- a CDS encoding DUF364 domain-containing protein encodes MANPKRLYELLLDYCSSDAVVDNLMIGLVWTVCQSQGRATAGLAMSPGQNTRTLPWSGTLVGKPVTDLAAWITEWEPYKATVAMAAINSCINARPLPDSLVLDSHDEHANLAVFEHFLPQLHGKNVVVIGRYPGIERYQDKMHLTILERQPSAADLPDSACEFLLPQADWVFLTASSIPNKTFPRLVELSSHAKTVLMGPTVPWLPQLHEFGIDYLAGVEVVDQAALYHTAAQGGGVRIFNNGLRYRVAELAPQSSISWLKQQIADCFNERTQLTEAMEQWYRDGNKARFPQYSLLDQINSRLSRLDSSFKSLWDNCAPG; translated from the coding sequence ATGGCTAACCCAAAACGCTTGTACGAACTGCTGCTGGACTATTGCAGCAGCGATGCCGTGGTGGACAACCTGATGATCGGTTTGGTTTGGACAGTGTGCCAAAGTCAGGGCCGGGCGACCGCCGGTTTGGCGATGAGTCCGGGGCAGAACACGCGCACCTTGCCGTGGTCCGGCACCTTGGTGGGCAAACCGGTGACGGATTTAGCCGCCTGGATTACCGAATGGGAACCGTATAAAGCCACGGTTGCCATGGCAGCCATCAACAGTTGCATCAACGCCCGGCCTTTGCCGGATTCGCTGGTGTTGGACAGTCACGACGAACATGCCAATCTGGCGGTGTTCGAGCATTTTTTGCCGCAGCTGCATGGCAAAAACGTGGTGGTGATCGGCCGTTATCCGGGCATCGAACGCTATCAAGACAAAATGCATTTAACCATTTTGGAGCGACAACCGTCTGCTGCCGATCTGCCGGATTCCGCGTGCGAGTTTTTATTGCCGCAAGCTGACTGGGTGTTTTTGACCGCCAGCAGTATTCCGAATAAAACCTTTCCGCGGCTGGTAGAGCTATCCAGTCACGCCAAAACCGTGTTGATGGGCCCCACCGTACCGTGGCTGCCGCAGTTGCATGAGTTTGGCATCGATTATCTGGCCGGGGTGGAAGTTGTCGATCAAGCGGCCTTGTATCACACCGCCGCGCAAGGCGGAGGCGTGCGGATCTTTAATAATGGCTTACGCTACCGCGTGGCGGAACTGGCCCCGCAAAGCAGTATTAGCTGGTTGAAGCAGCAAATCGCCGATTGTTTTAACGAAAGAACCCAGCTGACCGAAGCGATGGAGCAATGGTATCGCGACGGTAATAAGGCGCGCTTCCCGCAGTACTCATTGTTGGACCAAATCAACAGCCGGCTGTCGCGCTTGGATAGCAGCTTTAAATCGCTGTGGGACAATTGTGCGCCTGGCTAA
- a CDS encoding NifX-associated nitrogen fixation protein: MAQPALVVEAGDPFMNSEIVVEMVKQLRALDTYDTYEGWSEEKIIDPLVMTKERKREIPIIGDPDEITLARVKAYYNSIASLIEKKGGLMAVPVINITHEGFGRALVLVGKLIVVDKVLRDVHRFGFPSLEDLAAKTDATIEKALGLITTYREVAEA; the protein is encoded by the coding sequence ATGGCCCAACCCGCATTAGTCGTCGAAGCAGGCGACCCGTTCATGAACTCGGAAATCGTCGTCGAGATGGTCAAACAACTGCGCGCACTCGATACCTACGACACTTACGAAGGCTGGTCGGAAGAAAAGATCATCGATCCCTTGGTCATGACTAAAGAACGTAAGCGCGAGATTCCGATTATTGGCGATCCGGACGAAATTACTTTGGCGCGGGTCAAAGCCTATTACAACTCCATTGCCTCGCTGATTGAGAAGAAAGGCGGCTTGATGGCGGTACCGGTCATCAACATCACCCACGAAGGTTTCGGCCGGGCTTTGGTATTGGTCGGCAAATTGATCGTGGTGGATAAAGTCTTGCGCGACGTGCATCGTTTTGGTTTTCCCAGCCTGGAAGATTTGGCCGCCAAAACCGACGCCACGATTGAGAAAGCGCTGGGTTTGATCACCACGTATAGAGAAGTAGCCGAAGCTTGA
- the nifN gene encoding nitrogenase iron-molybdenum cofactor biosynthesis protein NifN, whose protein sequence is MADIVKRNKALSVNPLKASQPTGGSLACLGFDRAIPMLHGSQGCTAFAKVFFVRHFREPIPLQTTAMDQASSVLGADENVIEGIKAIAEKSNPALIAVLTTGLAETQGCDVHRNVREFRDRYPEYAHVAVVAVNTPDFTGCVETGYAATIYEIVKALVPDAETAGTKPGNRQRQLNCLVSPMLTPGDLEALRDLIEQFNLRPVLVPDLSDSLDGSLTDDDFSPVTIGGTPVSELATLGEARASLIIGASLRKSGELLQEKTGVPSFYFDHLYGLQANDALITTLADISEMPVPQKIERQRAQLQDAMLDTHFMLGQLRVAIAADPDQLNALIHLVQGMGAEVVTAICAGNTPVLATAPVDSIKIGDLEDLEVMAKERKAQLLIGNSHAVASAERLGIPILRIGFPLYDIIGGYQKTWIGYRGTRQTLFDLANLVINFAHEEIEPYYSPYAQKPESERQACSPSCH, encoded by the coding sequence ATGGCCGACATCGTCAAACGCAATAAAGCCCTGTCGGTTAATCCGCTAAAGGCCAGTCAACCTACCGGCGGTTCCTTGGCCTGCCTGGGTTTTGACCGGGCGATTCCGATGCTGCACGGCTCGCAAGGTTGCACGGCGTTTGCCAAGGTGTTCTTTGTCCGACATTTCCGCGAGCCGATTCCGCTGCAAACCACCGCGATGGATCAAGCCAGCTCCGTGTTGGGTGCCGACGAAAATGTCATCGAAGGCATCAAAGCGATTGCCGAAAAATCCAACCCAGCTTTGATCGCGGTGTTGACTACCGGATTGGCGGAAACCCAGGGCTGCGATGTGCATCGCAACGTCCGCGAATTTCGCGACCGTTACCCGGAATATGCCCACGTGGCGGTGGTCGCGGTGAACACGCCTGATTTCACCGGTTGTGTGGAAACCGGCTATGCGGCGACGATTTACGAAATCGTCAAAGCCTTGGTGCCGGACGCGGAAACGGCCGGGACCAAACCGGGCAATCGCCAACGTCAGCTCAATTGTTTGGTTAGCCCTATGTTGACGCCCGGCGATCTGGAAGCGCTGCGCGATTTGATTGAACAATTCAATCTTCGCCCTGTGCTGGTGCCGGACTTGTCCGATTCGCTGGACGGCAGCTTGACCGACGACGATTTCTCGCCGGTGACCATCGGCGGTACGCCAGTGTCCGAGTTGGCGACTTTGGGTGAAGCCAGAGCCAGCTTAATTATCGGCGCATCTCTGCGTAAATCCGGTGAACTGTTGCAGGAAAAAACCGGTGTGCCCAGTTTCTATTTCGATCATCTTTACGGTCTTCAGGCTAACGACGCCTTGATTACAACCTTGGCCGACATCAGCGAAATGCCGGTGCCGCAAAAGATTGAACGGCAGCGCGCGCAATTGCAAGACGCGATGTTGGATACTCATTTTATGCTCGGCCAACTGCGGGTGGCTATCGCTGCTGATCCAGATCAACTCAATGCCCTGATTCATCTGGTACAAGGCATGGGGGCGGAAGTGGTCACAGCCATCTGTGCCGGCAATACGCCAGTGTTGGCGACGGCACCGGTGGACAGCATCAAGATCGGCGACCTGGAAGATTTGGAAGTGATGGCTAAAGAGCGCAAGGCGCAACTGCTGATCGGTAACTCGCATGCCGTGGCTAGCGCCGAACGACTGGGCATACCGATTCTGCGTATCGGTTTTCCGTTGTACGACATCATCGGCGGTTATCAGAAAACCTGGATAGGCTATCGCGGCACTCGGCAAACCTTGTTTGATTTAGCCAATTTGGTAATCAACTTTGCCCACGAGGAGATCGAGCCGTACTACTCGCCGTATGCGCAAAAACCCGAATCCGAACGTCAAGCGTGCTCGCCGTCATGTCATTAG
- a CDS encoding (Fe-S)-binding protein, which produces MFDMMDFGMGEFTGDNGSQSPAPNGPYIPEASECMRCGMCVSSCPTFRLFEIDAETPRQRIRTISKILVEDAPISAEERAHLDNCLQCRACETACPSRMSYGALFDQARAKLQEAAAHPWLAKLAMYFIEHKRRRRMLLPMLSLYLRSGLRKPLRASGLLRKLKLATAESLLNEPALGSLAGIYPVGRRQRQRGRVALFTGCLAEHFDRATQRAAIKLLNTIGYEVVVPEGQGCCGAIHQHNGCSAQTLKDKNIEAFYELEVDAVIYVASGCGAMLSEYQGDNSETAGWFAKRLQDINEFLLEHWPKNLEPAASNMNVAVHEPCSQRNVLKNGRAVHDLLRKIPGLNIEALPDNQLCCGAGGSYMLSHPDNAQQLRNAKRQAIEGSGADVVVSSNFSCAFYLNAERAETARKLVHPIRLLADRL; this is translated from the coding sequence ATGTTCGATATGATGGATTTTGGCATGGGCGAATTTACGGGCGATAACGGCTCACAGTCACCTGCGCCCAACGGTCCGTATATCCCGGAAGCCAGCGAATGCATGCGCTGCGGCATGTGTGTCAGCAGCTGCCCGACTTTTCGTTTGTTCGAAATCGACGCCGAAACGCCCCGGCAACGCATCCGCACCATCAGCAAAATTTTGGTTGAGGATGCGCCGATTAGCGCCGAAGAACGCGCCCATTTGGACAACTGTCTGCAATGTCGGGCCTGCGAAACTGCCTGTCCCAGCCGGATGAGTTACGGCGCCTTGTTCGATCAGGCCCGAGCCAAATTGCAGGAAGCGGCGGCTCACCCTTGGTTAGCCAAGTTGGCGATGTACTTTATCGAACACAAACGCCGGCGGCGGATGTTATTGCCCATGCTGTCTTTGTATTTACGTTCCGGTTTGCGAAAACCGCTGCGAGCCAGCGGTTTGTTACGTAAATTAAAGCTGGCTACCGCCGAAAGTCTGCTGAACGAGCCGGCCTTGGGCAGTTTGGCCGGGATTTATCCGGTCGGCAGGCGGCAGCGGCAGCGCGGGCGGGTGGCCTTGTTTACCGGCTGTCTCGCGGAACATTTCGACCGCGCCACGCAACGGGCCGCGATCAAATTGCTCAATACCATAGGCTACGAAGTGGTGGTGCCGGAAGGCCAGGGCTGTTGCGGGGCGATTCATCAGCACAACGGCTGCTCCGCGCAAACTCTGAAAGATAAAAATATCGAAGCGTTTTATGAGTTGGAAGTCGATGCGGTGATTTACGTCGCCAGCGGCTGCGGCGCAATGTTGAGCGAATACCAAGGCGATAATAGCGAAACCGCCGGTTGGTTTGCCAAACGCTTGCAGGACATCAACGAATTTTTATTGGAACATTGGCCGAAGAACTTGGAGCCTGCCGCGTCTAATATGAATGTGGCGGTGCACGAGCCGTGCAGCCAGCGCAATGTGTTGAAAAACGGCCGCGCCGTTCACGATCTGTTGCGGAAAATCCCCGGTTTAAATATCGAAGCCTTGCCGGACAATCAACTCTGTTGCGGTGCCGGTGGCAGTTACATGCTCAGCCACCCGGACAATGCCCAGCAACTGCGCAATGCCAAACGCCAGGCCATCGAAGGCTCCGGTGCGGATGTGGTGGTTAGCAGTAATTTCAGCTGTGCGTTTTACCTGAACGCCGAACGCGCCGAAACCGCGCGCAAGCTAGTGCATCCGATCCGCTTATTGGCGGACAGGCTGTAG
- the nifE gene encoding nitrogenase iron-molybdenum cofactor biosynthesis protein NifE has protein sequence MKSTKDIAELLDEPACEHNKKEKSGCAKPKPGSAAGGCAFDGAQIALLPIADVAHIVHGPIACAGSSWDNRGTRSSGSELYRIGMTTDLTEQDVVMGRSEKRLFHAIKQAIETYNPPAVFIYNTCVPALVGDDINATCKSAAERWGVPVVPIDCAGFYGTKNLGNRIAGDAMVNHVIGTRDPDPLPPGTERPGIKVHDVNLVGEYNIAGEFWHVLPLLDEMGLRVLCTLSGDARFREVQTMHKAEVNMMVCSKAMVNVARKLQQSYGTPWFEGSFYGITDTSQALRDFARVINDPDLIERTEAIIAREENRIREALAPWRERLKGKRVLLFTGGVKSWSVISALQDLGMVVVATGTKKSTEEDKARIRELMGEDTLMIEDGSPKALLKVVADYKADILIAGGRNMYTALKARIPFLDINQEREFGYEGYQGMLELVRQLALTLESPVWEAVRATPPWRTGGLKKSATIEAPAEPLAAQAA, from the coding sequence GCTTTCGACGGCGCGCAGATTGCGTTGCTGCCGATCGCCGATGTGGCTCATATCGTCCACGGGCCCATCGCCTGCGCGGGTAGTTCTTGGGACAACCGCGGCACCCGCTCTTCCGGTTCGGAACTGTATCGGATTGGCATGACCACCGATCTGACCGAGCAAGACGTGGTGATGGGGCGTAGCGAAAAACGCCTGTTTCATGCGATTAAACAAGCCATCGAAACCTACAATCCGCCGGCGGTGTTTATCTACAACACTTGCGTACCGGCTCTGGTGGGCGACGACATCAACGCGACTTGCAAATCCGCCGCCGAACGCTGGGGCGTGCCGGTCGTACCTATTGATTGCGCCGGCTTCTACGGCACCAAAAACCTGGGTAACCGCATCGCCGGCGACGCAATGGTCAATCACGTGATCGGCACCCGCGATCCTGATCCGTTGCCGCCCGGCACCGAGCGCCCGGGTATCAAGGTACATGACGTGAATCTGGTGGGCGAATACAACATCGCCGGCGAGTTTTGGCACGTGCTACCGCTACTCGACGAAATGGGCTTGCGCGTATTGTGTACCTTGTCCGGCGACGCCCGCTTCCGCGAAGTACAAACCATGCATAAGGCCGAAGTCAATATGATGGTCTGCTCCAAAGCCATGGTCAATGTCGCTCGTAAACTACAACAAAGCTATGGCACGCCGTGGTTCGAAGGCAGTTTTTACGGCATTACCGATACCAGCCAGGCTTTGCGCGATTTCGCCAGGGTAATCAACGACCCCGATTTAATCGAACGCACCGAAGCCATCATCGCCCGCGAGGAGAACCGCATCCGCGAAGCCTTGGCGCCTTGGCGAGAGCGGCTAAAAGGCAAACGGGTATTGTTGTTTACCGGCGGCGTGAAAAGCTGGTCGGTGATCTCGGCACTGCAGGATTTGGGTATGGTCGTGGTGGCCACCGGTACCAAGAAATCTACCGAGGAAGACAAGGCCCGTATCCGCGAGCTGATGGGCGAGGACACGCTGATGATCGAAGACGGCAGCCCGAAAGCCTTGTTAAAAGTCGTTGCCGATTACAAAGCCGACATCCTGATCGCCGGCGGCCGGAACATGTACACCGCTTTGAAAGCGCGGATTCCGTTCCTGGACATCAACCAAGAGCGTGAATTCGGTTACGAAGGTTATCAAGGCATGCTGGAACTGGTCCGGCAATTGGCTTTGACTTTGGAAAGCCCGGTTTGGGAAGCTGTGCGGGCCACGCCGCCCTGGCGGACCGGAGGCCTGAAAAAATCGGCCACTATCGAGGCGCCAGCAGAGCCTTTAGCGGCTCAGGCGGCATAG
- a CDS encoding ferredoxin has protein sequence MPRPDKHVFVCTQARPQGHPRGSCTASGCAEVMNEFMNQIQARNLFEKIGLTNTGCMGPCMLGPSVLVYPEGVMYGKVTKDDVKTIIDQHLLGGEPVAALVAPAEVW, from the coding sequence ATGCCTCGTCCCGATAAACACGTATTCGTCTGCACTCAAGCCCGTCCGCAAGGCCATCCGCGCGGCTCCTGTACCGCCAGTGGTTGTGCCGAGGTGATGAACGAGTTCATGAACCAAATTCAAGCTCGCAACCTGTTCGAGAAAATCGGCCTGACCAACACCGGTTGCATGGGCCCTTGCATGCTGGGACCCAGCGTGTTGGTCTATCCGGAAGGGGTGATGTACGGCAAAGTCACCAAGGATGATGTCAAAACCATCATCGATCAGCATTTGTTGGGTGGCGAGCCGGTCGCCGCGTTGGTTGCGCCCGCCGAGGTCTGGTAA
- the nifX gene encoding nitrogen fixation protein NifX, whose amino-acid sequence METAIKVAFATTDMVHVDQHFGSAKSFAVYAVDPEQSEFMEAAQFGELAQDGNEDKLSVKIQLLEGCAAVYCLAIGASAVKQIVAQGIQPVKVHEGSTVKDLIADLQAEMKAGPSSWLAKAINQHKGPNPERFNAMEEEGWDE is encoded by the coding sequence ATGGAAACCGCTATTAAAGTCGCTTTTGCCACTACCGACATGGTGCACGTTGATCAGCATTTTGGCTCAGCCAAATCGTTTGCTGTCTACGCAGTGGATCCGGAGCAGTCCGAATTCATGGAAGCCGCGCAATTTGGCGAACTCGCACAGGATGGTAACGAAGACAAGTTGTCGGTGAAGATTCAGTTGCTGGAAGGCTGCGCGGCCGTGTATTGCCTGGCGATTGGTGCCTCTGCAGTGAAACAAATCGTCGCGCAAGGCATTCAGCCGGTCAAAGTCCACGAAGGCAGCACCGTCAAGGATCTGATCGCGGATTTACAAGCCGAAATGAAAGCCGGCCCATCCAGTTGGCTGGCCAAAGCCATCAACCAACACAAAGGCCCCAATCCGGAGCGGTTTAACGCGATGGAAGAGGAGGGGTGGGATGAATGA
- a CDS encoding CCE_0567 family metalloprotein translates to MSDEELKVLEKDVKKAKRIASEAASVLHDLIEDRLPDAYGELMGIAQATYDACKAWDDANKKFLAASKETA, encoded by the coding sequence ATGAGCGACGAAGAACTGAAAGTATTGGAAAAAGACGTGAAGAAAGCCAAGCGTATTGCTAGCGAGGCGGCCTCGGTATTGCACGATTTGATCGAAGACAGATTGCCGGATGCCTATGGTGAGCTGATGGGTATTGCGCAAGCCACTTACGACGCCTGCAAAGCCTGGGATGATGCCAACAAGAAGTTCTTGGCTGCAAGCAAAGAAACGGCCTAG